A window from Vigna angularis cultivar LongXiaoDou No.4 chromosome 7, ASM1680809v1, whole genome shotgun sequence encodes these proteins:
- the LOC128197892 gene encoding uncharacterized protein LOC128197892, with amino-acid sequence MASRSPPPSDVDPSDSNQMLNAVLQALQQQNVTLIQQNTIALQNLEAARVSAEDARASADTTQRQFLDVMTSGRIPTGPSSSAAPTQEWSLENFLQHHPAKFDGKCSPDEADQWLRDMERVYNAKRCPDENKLSYTEYLLTGEASHWWSSARVILEGTRTPITWDLFKKKFYREYFPDTLRYAKEVEFLELVQGNMSVSEYTDRFKHLLRFNTMTVDEEWQCRKFENGLRGDIKLLVRGHRLREFPALVEMARDMEKTKRETEGYLSRQVQPLRVGGPAMYRGGSSSRKAPYSRSSFSRSSGGSSQPSVQPSQSSSLSGVRCYGCGGSHY; translated from the coding sequence ATGGCATCTAGATCTCCTCCTCCCTCAGATGTCGATCCGTCTGACTCTAATCAGATGTTGAATGCTGTGCTTCAGGCGTTGCAACAACAAAATGTTACACTAATTCAGCAGAATACCATAGCCTTGCAGAATCTGGAAGCTGCAAGAGTGTCCGCTGAGGACGCCAGAGCGTCGGCCGATACCACCCAAAGACAGTTCTTGGATGTGATGACTAGTGGTAGGATTCCCACCGGTCCTTCTTCTTCGGCTGCTCCAACTCAAGAATGGAGTTTGGAAaatttcttgcagcatcatcccGCCAAGTTTGATGGCAAATGCTCACCAGATGAAGCCGATCAGTGGCTTCGTGATATGGAGAGAGTCTACAATGCCAAGAGGTGCCCTGATGAGAACAAGTTGTCTTATACTGAATATCTATTGACTGGAGAGGCAAGCCACTGGTGGAGTAGTGCACGGGTGATCTTGGAGGGAACTAGAACCCCTATCACATGGGACCTATTCAAGAAGAAGTTCTATAGAGAATACTTCCCTGACACTCTTAGATATGCTAAAGAAGTGGAGTTCTTGGAACTAGTACAGGGAAACATGTCAGTATCTGAGTATACTGATCGTTTCAAACATCTCCTCCGATTTAATACCATGACAGTGGATGAAGAGTGGCAATGCCGCAAGTTTGAAAACGGGTTGCGTGGTGACATCAAGCTCTTGGTGAGAGGTCACCGTCTGAGGGAGTTTCCAGCTCTTGTGGAGATGGCTAGGGATATGGAGAAGACAAAGAGAGAAACTGAGGGATACCTGAGCCGTCAGGTCCAGCCACTGAGGGTTGGGGGACCAGCCATGTATAGAGGCGGGTCCAGTTCCAGGAAGGCACCATACTCCAGATCTTCTTTTTCTCGTAGTTCTGGAGGATCTTCTCAGCCTTCTGTTCAGCCGAGCCAGTCCTCATCGCTGAGTGGCGTGAGATGCTATGGATGTGGCGGTTCGCACTACTAG